Proteins encoded together in one Anaerococcus murdochii window:
- a CDS encoding energy-coupling factor transporter transmembrane component T, producing the protein MKIDFRTKLFLTIIIGVSATEGSISMSYKYLGILLAIFPYLLAILDKKWSLIGKGLFYTGIAVVGQIVASKYPNSYLGMVFNLYCGIILRILPGVMMGYYTVTTTKMSDLVYSLKKIKFPDYIIIPISVMFRFFYSIKEDYKIIGEAMYMHGLTMKNFFKNPAKILEYRFVPLLMIVSQTADNVAISAMTRGMKMNKERSSISCARLKTADYVLLSFGIYIIILFIRIKIC; encoded by the coding sequence AGGTTCCATTAGTATGAGTTATAAATACCTTGGAATTTTGTTAGCTATATTTCCATACCTACTTGCAATCCTAGATAAAAAATGGTCCCTTATTGGTAAGGGACTTTTTTATACTGGGATAGCCGTAGTAGGACAGATAGTAGCATCCAAGTATCCAAATTCTTATTTAGGGATGGTCTTTAATCTCTACTGCGGAATAATACTTAGAATACTTCCAGGAGTGATGATGGGTTATTACACTGTGACAACTACTAAGATGAGCGATCTCGTCTATTCACTAAAGAAAATCAAATTTCCAGACTATATAATCATACCAATTTCTGTAATGTTTAGATTTTTCTATTCTATAAAAGAAGATTACAAAATCATCGGAGAAGCTATGTACATGCATGGACTTACGATGAAAAACTTCTTTAAAAATCCGGCGAAGATACTGGAATATAGATTTGTGCCATTACTTATGATTGTATCTCAAACAGCGGACAATGTTGCGATATCTGCCATGACAAGAGGCATGAAAATGAATAAAGAGAGGTCTTCCATATCATGTGCAAGGCTTAAAACGGCGGACTATGTCCTACTTAGTTTCGGAATTTATATAATAATATTATTTATAAGGATAAAAATATGCTAG